A genome region from Clostridium sp. JN-9 includes the following:
- a CDS encoding ABC transporter ATP-binding protein, translating to MIEEKNKMVRFSPPKEKERLLSYIIKYRKQFLITAVSGIFFNSAIVLGPIFQGKLLDAAVNSPSITNILNAGISFILVTLSFQIARFFKRYYVRDMANRISGDMRISVMESILHTDLNAIEKKKVGDMMSTTIGDVDIVVEAVRKTITELWDTGVLMIAYFAALMFYDVKITLIVCIPIPFVIMLTQFMRKVVQAKSKAARAANSKTTTQIRKMISQINILRLYGREDTELKRFKERLTVQAKKTAIVNVLQNGLAPIYSSISSLGIILVIYLGGNKVIGGSWTIGIFTAYITMFTALAVRTTTAAKVFNLQQGAKASWDRVKSLLNNDSFREHQHSEGMNPIEISVNNLSFKYGDDQNYAIKNVSFKVPAGMIVGVTGSVGSGKSALGLALTGLYDYEGEICFNGQDLKNIDYNKKIDDITYMGHDSFLFSDSIKNNITWGNTDEAKLDKVLDIACLKQDMLNFQDGLETQLGEKGTRVSGGQRQRISMARALYKDSSIVILDDPFSAVDINTEAKIIKELRQNLQGRTIFIFSHRLQIFKYTDMILVFDKGRIAEKGTHNELINEEGIYSKILDSQSFLGGELYEA from the coding sequence ATGATAGAAGAAAAAAACAAAATGGTAAGGTTTTCTCCTCCTAAGGAAAAGGAAAGGCTGTTATCTTATATTATAAAATATCGTAAACAGTTTTTAATAACAGCTGTGTCAGGAATATTTTTTAATTCAGCTATAGTTTTGGGCCCTATTTTTCAGGGTAAACTGCTGGATGCTGCAGTAAATTCACCAAGTATAACCAATATACTAAATGCGGGAATTTCATTTATACTTGTTACCTTGTCTTTTCAAATAGCAAGATTTTTTAAAAGATATTATGTAAGGGATATGGCTAACAGAATCAGCGGGGATATGCGTATTTCTGTTATGGAATCTATACTTCATACTGATTTAAATGCTATAGAGAAGAAAAAGGTAGGAGATATGATGTCAACTACTATAGGGGATGTAGACATAGTGGTTGAAGCAGTGAGAAAAACTATAACTGAACTGTGGGATACAGGTGTGCTTATGATTGCATATTTTGCAGCACTTATGTTTTATGATGTTAAAATCACATTAATAGTATGTATCCCAATCCCATTTGTTATAATGCTGACTCAATTCATGAGAAAAGTGGTTCAGGCTAAATCAAAGGCTGCCAGAGCAGCTAACTCAAAGACTACTACCCAAATCAGAAAAATGATATCACAAATTAATATACTCCGCTTATATGGAAGAGAGGATACAGAGCTTAAGAGATTTAAGGAAAGACTCACTGTTCAGGCTAAAAAGACTGCCATAGTTAATGTACTGCAAAATGGACTAGCTCCCATATATTCATCCATATCAAGCTTAGGTATTATTTTAGTTATTTATTTAGGAGGTAATAAAGTTATTGGAGGAAGCTGGACAATTGGTATATTTACAGCATATATAACCATGTTTACTGCACTTGCTGTGAGAACCACAACAGCTGCTAAGGTTTTTAATCTTCAGCAGGGAGCCAAAGCTTCATGGGATAGGGTTAAATCATTATTAAACAATGACAGTTTCAGGGAACATCAGCATTCTGAAGGTATGAATCCAATTGAAATAAGTGTCAATAACCTTTCCTTTAAATATGGTGATGACCAAAACTATGCTATTAAAAATGTTTCATTTAAAGTGCCTGCTGGTATGATCGTTGGAGTAACTGGGTCTGTGGGATCTGGAAAAAGTGCATTAGGTCTGGCGTTAACAGGCTTATATGATTATGAAGGAGAAATTTGCTTTAACGGACAGGATTTAAAAAACATAGATTATAATAAAAAGATTGATGATATAACATATATGGGGCACGATTCCTTCCTATTCTCTGATTCCATAAAGAATAATATCACCTGGGGAAATACTGATGAAGCAAAGCTAGACAAGGTGCTGGATATAGCATGTTTAAAGCAGGACATGCTGAATTTTCAGGATGGCTTGGAAACACAGCTTGGTGAAAAGGGAACCAGAGTTTCAGGAGGACAAAGGCAGAGAATATCTATGGCAAGGGCTCTATATAAAGATTCTAGTATTGTAATACTTGATGATCCTTTTTCAGCTGTAGACATAAATACTGAGGCCAAAATCATAAAGGAGCTTCGACAAAATTTACAGGGAAGGACAATCTTTATATTTTCTCACAGACTTCAGATATTTAAATATACTGACATGATTTTAGTTTTTGATAAAGGCAGAATTGCTGAGAAAGGCACTCATAATGAATTAATTAATGAAGAGGGAATATATAGTAAAATTTTAGACTCACAAAGTTTTTTAGGCGGTGAATTATATGAAGCATAA
- a CDS encoding DUF2089 domain-containing protein, which yields MSYKIINKCPVCGSKLYITRLKCSKCNTVIENEFEMTSKFDYLTADQLSFVETFLKNRGNIKDVEKELGISYPTVRAKLDEVLNALGYNVTSQTAVNKKKIVDMLENGEITPDQAIKMLNE from the coding sequence TTGTCCTATAAAATTATTAACAAGTGTCCAGTCTGCGGCTCTAAACTGTACATAACAAGATTAAAATGCAGTAAATGTAACACAGTAATTGAAAATGAGTTTGAAATGACATCAAAATTTGATTATTTAACAGCAGATCAATTATCCTTTGTGGAAACTTTTCTTAAAAACAGAGGGAATATAAAAGACGTTGAAAAAGAGCTTGGAATATCATATCCAACGGTTAGAGCTAAGCTGGATGAAGTTTTAAATGCATTGGGATATAATGTAACTTCACAGACTGCCGTGAATAAAAAGAAGATTGTAGATATGCTTGAAAATGGTGAAATAACACCTGATCAGGCCATTAAAATGTTAAATGAATAA
- a CDS encoding phosphodiester glycosidase family protein, translating into MLKVVLISNWRSVILGKKKKFKSKLLIMFIIYEIVFTIITAPFYVLKGPFENLKKIVVATVMGTRHTYLVTTFLSTDEINKILNNQGGVKDTEAVDVANIKVNNNRSNEIVRYDLHPDSGRYDGYLLEIPVPTKVKIAVTSKLGVQGEKTSEMAKEHNAVAAINGGGFYDANKASFGGAAAYPGGFVISNGQVVFPKDDSGADVKYSVTAFTKAGQLIVGNYSLNELRQKNVSEAICFRGPVLIANGKGQISSKDAASSGLQPVTAIGQKRDGTVLFLVMDGRKNLIKSGATMKDAQDELLKFGAYNATNLDGGYSSTMYYDGSVINNPHGLNGERYVATALYVEP; encoded by the coding sequence ATGTTAAAGGTAGTCTTAATTTCCAATTGGAGGAGTGTTATTTTGGGTAAAAAAAAGAAATTTAAATCAAAACTTTTAATAATGTTTATAATCTACGAGATAGTATTTACTATAATAACAGCACCTTTTTATGTATTAAAAGGACCATTTGAAAACTTAAAAAAGATTGTGGTTGCTACAGTAATGGGCACAAGGCATACATATCTTGTAACAACATTTTTGTCAACAGATGAAATTAATAAAATATTAAATAATCAAGGTGGTGTTAAAGATACAGAGGCTGTAGATGTGGCAAATATAAAGGTAAATAATAACCGCAGTAATGAAATTGTAAGATATGATCTGCATCCTGATTCAGGAAGATATGATGGTTATTTATTGGAGATACCTGTACCTACCAAGGTTAAGATAGCTGTTACTAGTAAACTAGGAGTGCAGGGAGAGAAAACCAGTGAAATGGCAAAGGAGCATAATGCAGTGGCGGCAATTAATGGAGGCGGATTTTACGATGCCAATAAAGCTTCATTTGGAGGCGCTGCAGCATATCCAGGCGGTTTTGTAATTTCTAACGGTCAGGTTGTATTTCCAAAGGATGATTCAGGTGCAGACGTAAAATATAGTGTCACAGCTTTTACAAAGGCTGGACAGCTGATTGTAGGAAATTATAGTTTAAATGAATTGAGACAAAAGAATGTTTCTGAGGCTATTTGTTTCAGAGGCCCTGTTTTAATAGCCAATGGAAAAGGACAAATATCTTCTAAGGACGCAGCCAGCAGTGGTTTACAGCCTGTAACGGCAATAGGACAGAAAAGAGACGGTACTGTTTTATTTCTAGTAATGGATGGCAGGAAAAATCTTATAAAGTCAGGAGCCACCATGAAAGATGCTCAGGATGAACTTTTAAAATTCGGCGCATATAATGCAACAAATTTAGATGGAGGATACTCGTCCACTATGTATTATGATGGCAGCGTTATAAATAATCCGCATGGATTGAATGGAGAAAGATATGTGGCCACTGCATTGTATGTTGAACCTTAA
- a CDS encoding VIT1/CCC1 transporter family protein: MEISENLKEILLKIQLREITEGQIYRNVAKITKDENNKNILLKIAADENQHYKFIKTYTNTDVKVNKNVVWFYSFIAKTLGFTFAVKQMEGRENQAYKLYKYDELSYKLPEFAKMAKEEESHESLLLGMLDEDRLKYVGSIVLGLNDALVEITGSLAGFTLSMANTKTIALAGIITGMSATLSMAASEYIAEKAENTKDALKSSVYTGVSYLLTVILLVLPFIILPKDMYVQALIISLVIAVIVISVFNYYIAVAKEVNFKQRFIQMAGVSLGVAFLSFIIGLFVKNVLGIKL, encoded by the coding sequence ATGGAAATAAGTGAAAATTTAAAAGAAATATTGCTTAAAATTCAGTTAAGAGAAATAACTGAGGGTCAGATATATAGGAATGTAGCTAAAATTACAAAGGACGAAAATAATAAAAACATATTGCTTAAAATAGCAGCTGATGAAAATCAGCACTATAAATTTATAAAAACATATACTAATACAGATGTTAAGGTTAATAAAAATGTAGTTTGGTTTTATTCATTTATAGCTAAAACGCTTGGATTTACTTTTGCAGTAAAACAAATGGAAGGAAGAGAAAATCAAGCATATAAGTTATACAAATACGATGAATTATCATACAAACTACCCGAATTTGCTAAAATGGCTAAAGAAGAAGAAAGCCATGAATCTTTACTTCTTGGTATGCTGGACGAAGATCGTCTTAAATATGTAGGATCTATTGTTCTTGGATTAAACGATGCCCTTGTGGAGATAACAGGAAGTCTTGCAGGATTTACTCTGTCTATGGCAAATACCAAAACAATTGCCCTGGCTGGAATAATCACAGGGATGTCAGCTACTCTTTCTATGGCAGCTAGCGAGTATATAGCTGAAAAAGCAGAGAATACGAAAGATGCTTTGAAATCAAGTGTTTATACAGGAGTCTCATATCTATTAACAGTTATCTTATTAGTACTCCCTTTTATCATTTTACCTAAAGATATGTATGTACAAGCACTTATAATAAGTCTTGTTATTGCTGTGATTGTAATTTCAGTTTTTAATTATTATATAGCTGTTGCTAAAGAAGTTAACTTCAAACAGCGATTTATACAAATGGCAGGAGTAAGCTTGGGGGTTGCGTTTTTATCCTTCATTATTGGATTATTTGTAAAAAATGTACTTGGAATAAAATTATAA
- a CDS encoding nitroreductase family protein: MDYFELVQKRHSVRAYKSTTVEREKLDKILETARLAPTAANRQGFKIIVISTEGKKEELKKIYNSNWFVEAPYVICICSIPEKCWVRRDNKNYSDVDAAIVMDHIVYAATALGLGTCWVGAFDVEAAKNILELDSSLHPIAFTPIGYEKESPYRRMRRPLEELVIYK; the protein is encoded by the coding sequence ATGGATTATTTTGAATTGGTACAAAAACGTCATAGTGTAAGAGCTTATAAATCAACCACCGTTGAACGTGAAAAGCTGGATAAAATACTAGAAACAGCAAGACTAGCTCCAACTGCAGCTAATCGTCAGGGATTTAAAATAATTGTAATCAGTACTGAGGGTAAAAAAGAAGAACTGAAAAAAATATATAACAGCAATTGGTTCGTAGAAGCACCTTATGTGATTTGTATCTGCTCAATTCCAGAAAAGTGCTGGGTTCGTCGTGACAATAAAAATTACAGCGATGTAGATGCTGCTATAGTTATGGATCATATTGTTTATGCTGCCACAGCCCTTGGGCTTGGAACCTGCTGGGTGGGGGCATTTGACGTGGAAGCAGCTAAGAATATATTAGAACTTGATAGTTCACTTCATCCTATAGCTTTTACACCTATTGGATATGAAAAGGAAAGCCCTTACAGAAGAATGAGACGTCCACTAGAAGAACTTGTTATTTACAAATAA
- a CDS encoding MFS transporter, with protein MRGKRNLSLYLTGRLISLVGTGIQQIALPLYILDLTHSGVMMGVFSMLCLLPNLITSPFAGILGDRKNRRNLMVIADFGRGILICILGFLSMSGTINIYILFISQILISIMDSIFGGASVAMLPELLSEDELMKAMSIRGALDAVSMIIGPALGGIIYGFFGIKTVFYLNGVSFILSGICSLAIVYKAKVYDKGKITLRSFFTENKEVLLLIKNSRGLMQLFAFAMITNLLMEPLFDIVMPYVMKKGIGFSSQQYGYIITAFMVGILIGNLALGLFAGKFKTKFLMNSGFILEMIMSFALTIVVFPKVVNILGGNSWNLFIILSLICLFMGIFNAAVNTPLNTNLQKMVSNDMRSRFFSLLGVFSQGAVPLGAIIYGILLDKFHYFNIMFVITILTSAITIYFIIKAVPEVYDPKPIGNNAKIEEKSLTGTVNNLNNLKGMVNN; from the coding sequence ATGAGAGGTAAAAGAAATTTATCATTATATTTAACTGGAAGGTTAATTTCTCTAGTTGGGACAGGAATTCAACAAATAGCGCTGCCGCTTTATATTCTGGATTTAACACATTCTGGTGTTATGATGGGAGTATTTTCAATGCTTTGCCTGCTGCCAAATCTGATAACTTCGCCTTTTGCAGGTATTCTTGGGGATAGGAAAAACAGAAGAAATTTAATGGTAATAGCGGATTTTGGAAGAGGTATTTTAATCTGCATTTTAGGATTCCTGTCTATGTCAGGGACTATTAATATTTATATATTATTTATAAGTCAGATATTAATTTCCATTATGGACAGTATTTTTGGAGGAGCTTCGGTGGCCATGCTTCCTGAATTATTATCTGAAGATGAGCTTATGAAAGCTATGTCTATAAGGGGTGCTCTGGATGCAGTCTCAATGATTATTGGACCGGCACTGGGCGGTATAATTTATGGATTCTTTGGAATTAAAACAGTTTTCTATTTAAATGGAGTTTCATTTATTTTATCGGGAATATGCTCATTGGCAATAGTATACAAAGCTAAAGTATATGACAAGGGAAAAATAACATTAAGATCATTTTTTACGGAAAATAAAGAAGTATTGTTATTGATAAAAAACAGCAGGGGGCTCATGCAGTTATTTGCATTTGCAATGATAACAAATCTTCTTATGGAACCTTTGTTTGATATAGTAATGCCTTATGTTATGAAAAAGGGAATAGGCTTTAGCTCACAGCAGTATGGTTACATAATAACAGCTTTTATGGTGGGGATTCTTATTGGTAACCTAGCCTTGGGCCTTTTCGCGGGTAAATTTAAAACCAAATTTTTAATGAACAGTGGATTTATTTTAGAAATGATAATGTCTTTTGCACTTACAATTGTAGTATTCCCTAAAGTGGTAAATATTCTAGGAGGTAACAGCTGGAATCTATTTATAATTCTTTCACTTATATGTCTATTCATGGGAATCTTTAATGCAGCAGTTAATACTCCACTTAATACAAATCTTCAGAAAATGGTATCTAATGATATGAGATCAAGATTTTTCTCATTGCTTGGAGTTTTTTCACAGGGTGCAGTCCCTCTCGGAGCAATTATATATGGTATCCTTTTAGATAAATTTCATTACTTTAATATAATGTTTGTAATAACAATATTGACATCAGCTATAACCATATACTTTATTATAAAGGCAGTTCCAGAGGTTTATGATCCAAAACCAATTGGAAATAATGCAAAAATAGAAGAAAAGAGTTTGACGGGGACGGTTAACAACCTAAACAACTTAAAAGGGATGGTTAACAACTGA
- a CDS encoding transposase: protein MFSLPRTERIKMDNAIYHVMVRSITEVPLFKKDDDKDKYLKQMKDYQTIFGFKVYAYCIMTNHAHFIIDSNGADISKIMHGLNFKYAVTYNRIHDRHGHVFQDRFKSKIVDTDRYLVTLSAYIHNNPLKIKGYENCPEKYKYSSLKVYLGLKKDETGLLDEAYIMQMMGENVNNARDRYLKFVYMCDKEKLKKEMEFEDEKTEYRSQRKVLVRNFSPEKIIAFICEETGIEKLMMYMKNSRNNKEARALAVLLMRSLCNFKIKHICQILGNITESRVSKLCSIGVELISTEDRYKDIVNKFILQQVC, encoded by the coding sequence GTGTTTTCATTGCCAAGAACTGAAAGAATAAAGATGGATAATGCAATATACCATGTTATGGTGAGAAGTATAACTGAAGTTCCGTTGTTCAAAAAAGATGATGATAAAGACAAATACTTGAAACAGATGAAGGATTACCAAACAATATTTGGATTCAAGGTATATGCTTATTGTATCATGACTAACCATGCACATTTCATAATTGATTCCAATGGAGCAGACATATCAAAAATAATGCATGGACTGAATTTTAAATATGCAGTTACTTATAATAGGATTCATGATAGGCATGGACATGTGTTTCAAGATAGATTTAAGAGCAAAATAGTTGATACTGATAGATATTTAGTTACTTTATCAGCTTATATTCACAATAATCCTTTAAAAATAAAGGGTTATGAAAACTGTCCTGAAAAGTATAAATATTCAAGTTTAAAAGTGTATTTGGGTCTTAAAAAAGATGAAACAGGTCTTTTGGATGAGGCTTATATAATGCAAATGATGGGTGAAAATGTTAACAATGCAAGAGATAGATATTTAAAATTTGTATATATGTGTGATAAAGAAAAGCTAAAGAAGGAAATGGAATTTGAAGATGAAAAGACTGAGTATAGAAGTCAGAGAAAGGTACTGGTTAGAAATTTCAGCCCAGAGAAGATAATAGCCTTTATTTGTGAAGAAACAGGCATAGAAAAGCTAATGATGTATATGAAGAACAGCAGAAATAATAAGGAAGCAAGAGCATTAGCAGTGCTTTTAATGAGAAGCCTCTGTAATTTTAAAATTAAGCATATCTGCCAGATCCTTGGTAATATTACGGAATCCAGGGTTTCAAAGCTATGCTCCATAGGAGTTGAACTTATATCCACGGAGGATAGGTACAAGGATATTGTAAATAAATTTATTCTTCAGCAGGTGTGTTGA